The genomic segment TGCTGCGCGTATGCGGACAAAACCTGTGCTATCGCCGCAAGCGGAACCGGAACCGGAACCGGAAAGGCAACCGAACCGGCTCCCGCTCCGGCCTCGGCGAGCGCACCCGGCCGTTCAGCGCGCGACTCCACTCAATGAGACTTTCGATCCCTCCATGTTCAGTATCCTGATTCCGAGCTGGAACAATCTGCCGTATCTGAAGCTGTGCATCGACAGCGTCCGCCGTCACTCGGCGTTCGACCACGAGATCATCGTGCACGTCAACGACGGCTCGGACGGCACGCTCGACTGGGTTCGCTCGGAGGGCATTCGCCACACGATGAGCCAGGGCAACGTCGGGGTCTGCCTTGCGCTGAACGACGCGGCGCGGCTCGCCACGCGCGACTGGATTCTGTTCCTGAACGACGACATGTTCTGTACGCCGGGCTGGGACCTCGCGTTCGAGGCGAGCCTGCGCTCGCTCGGGCATTCGTCGGCGTATCTGTCGTCCGTGCTGATCGAGCCGACCGACACCGGCAATGTCAACGTGACTGCGGCGAACTTCGGCACGGGTCCCGACAATTTCGACGAAGCGGGTTTGCTCGCCTACGTGGCGGGCATGAAAGCGGCCGATCGCAACGGCGTGGCGTTGCAGCCGATGCTGATCAGCCGTCAGTTGTGGCATGCGGTAGGCGGCTACAGCATCGAGTTCGGACCAGGCATGAGCAGCGACGACGATTTCCTGATGAAGCTGTGGCTCGTCGGTTGCCGCATGTTCCGCTCGGTCGGCGCGAGCCGCATTTATCACTTCGGCTGCAAATCGACCGGACGTATCCGCCGTAATCGCGGTGGCCGCGAGTTTCTGATGAAGTGGGGCATTTCGCAGCGCGATTTCACGCGCGACTATATCCGGCAGACCGCCAGCGCGGCGCCTGGCAGCTTGTCCAATGTGCCGCGCGCGCCGTTCAAAAGCCGTTTCAAGCGCGTGCTGTACGCGCTGGGCCGTTATCCGTTCGAAGACCTCGAAGGTTGGGAACCCGATCTGCCGGCCCGGCTCACGTTCAACAAGCCGTTCGACGGGACGCCCGACGATCAGAGCGGGCGCAACTGATCCACGTCGCGCCTGGGCGGCACGATCCGCCTGCGCGCGTCATTCGTTGCCCGTCACCCGTCACCCTTACGGAATTGCCATTCGATGTTCTCAATCATCATCCCGACCTGGAACAACCTGCCTTATCTGCGCCTCGTGATCGAGAGCCTGCGACGTCATTCGACGCACTCGCATCAGATCATCGTGCACGTCAACGACGGCTCGGACGGCACGCTCGCGTGGGTGCGCGACGAGGGCATCGAGCACACGGCGTCGCCGGGCAATATCGGCATCTGCCACGCGGTCAACATCGCAGCGGCGCGCGCCACGCACGACTACATCGTCTACATGAACGACGACATGTACTGCTGCCCCGGCTGGGACGACGCGCTGGTCAAGCGCCTCGCGCAGATGCCGGCGGACAACCTGTTCATGCTGTCCGGCACGATGGTCGAGCCGGTCGACTCCGGCAACCCGTGCGTGGTCGTGCAGAACTTCGGCCGCGACGTGGAGAATTTCCGCGCCGAGGAACTCGTCGCCGCCACCCCGAAGCTGGTGCGCGCCGACTGGCGCGGCGCGACGTGGCCGCCCACGCTCGTGCATCGCGACTGGTGGTTCAAGGTCGGCGGATATAGCAGCGAATTGAGCCCCGGCATGAGCAGCGACAACGATTTCTCGATGAAGCTGTGGGACGCCGGCTGTCGTGTGTTCGTCGGCGTCGGCGACAGTCTCGTGTATCACTTTCAGCAGAAGAGCACCGGCAAAGTGGTGAAGAACGACGGGCGTCGTCAGTTCCTCAACAAGTGGGGCATGACGCAGGCGACCTTCGACCGCTACTTCCTGCGACGCGGCACGGCCGTGGAAGGCGGGCAGGCGGTGAGCGAGCCTGAGCGCACCGGCCGTCTGCGGCGCGCGCTGCTCAAATCGCGGATCAAGCGGGCATTTAGCTGAGGGTTACTCCTCGCGCGCATTGCACCCGCATTGCACGCATCACACGCCGCCGGTCACCAGCGGCAGCACCGTCAGATCGGGATGCGTGCCTTCCACGATGCTGCGTCCTACGTGAACCGCTTCGTAGAGCGCATCGTCCTTGCTGGCGAAGCTCTCTTCGCCGTCCGCGTGAAACGGCACCGCGTGGCCCGGAATGGCCGGATCGGCGCCCGGATGACAGACATACCCGGCATACGTATAGCGCGCCGGTGGTGCCGACGCCGCGTGGGCGGCATCGGGCGGGTCTTTCTGAAGCGTCACGACGTGAATCTCGAAGCCCTCATAGTCCACCGTCTGCCAGGGTGCGGTTTCGTCGGCCATGGCCGCCTCCGTCTTGGTCGCGTGCCTGTCAGAAAGTCTAGGCGATTTGCATGCACAACGCGGCCCCGGACGGATACGGCAAAACCACTATGGCTTGATCGCACCGAGCTGTTTGAGCAGCGTGAGGTTGTCCTCCAGGTGCCAGTTTTCGACGATACGGCCGTCTTTCACGCGGTACAGATCGAACGCCTGAAAATCGACTTTCTGGCCGCTGCCTTGCAGATTCTGAAACTGGCCCGTGAAGTGTCCGTAGAAATGCAGGTGGACCGATGCGCGGTCGCCGGCCACCACGAGGTCGTCGATTTCCGCGTGCAGGTCGGGCACTGCCGCCCTGAATCCCTTCGATGCCGTCAGCGGCCCTTGCGGACCCTGCGGCCGGCCGTCCGGCAACGTCCGGTCGACAAACTCGGGCGACAGCGCAAGCTTTGCCCAGGCTTCGTCGCCGGTATTCCAGAAGGCGGCATAGCGCCGCGCGGTTTGCACGACCGCTTCGCTTTGCGCGGACGTGGTATCGAAAGCGACGTGGTGCGGGACGGGCAGAGCGGTGTCGTCCGTCGCACTTGCGGCATGCGCACTGGAAGCCGCGAGAGCACCGGCGAGACCGACGGCAAGCAGCGCGTGGCGGGCGATCCGGGAAAGTTGGGCGGTAGACATGGCGTTCTCCAGAGAAGCTGATTCGGTGAATGAAGTTGATGAAACGCATTCTCCGGCTAACGATTACATTTGATAATTAGTCTATCGTTTAAAGGATTTTCATTTGAAATTTGAAAATCTCATGCAATTTCGTTACCAGCATTCGAGCGCGCCCGGCTCTTCCGTCAGATAGAATGACGCGCTTTGCCCGGAAACGACCTCGCCCATGTGGTTCAAAAACCTTCAGCTTCACCGTCTTCCCGCTCCGTGGTCCGTCACCCCCGAACAGATGCAGAAGTGGCTCGCGCCGCACGCGTTTGCGCCCGGCAATAGCGTCGAGATGCAAAGCCACGGCTGGGCGTCGCCGCGCGATAACGACTCGCTCGTGTACGCGCTCAACGGCCAGATGCTGCTGGTGTTCCGCGCCGAAAAGAAACTGCTGCCCGCGTCGGTCGTCACCCAGGTGACGAAGGAGCGCGCGCTCGAACTCGAAGATCAGCAGGGTTTCAAACCTGGCCGCAAGCAGATGCGCGAACTCAAGGAGCAGGTCACCGACGAACTGCTGCCGCGCGCGTTCAGCATCCGCCGCGATACGCGTGTGTGGATCGATTGCAAAAACGGCTGGCTGGTGATCGATGCGGCGTCGCAAGCCGTTGCCGACGAAGTGCGCGGTCTGCTGGTGAAATCGATCGATCAGTTGCCGCTCGGCACCGTGCGCGTCACGCAATCGCCGGTCGCGGCGATGACGGAGTGGCTGCTTTCCGGCGAAGGCCCCGCGGGCTTCACGCTCGACCAGGACACCGAACTGCGTTCGCCCAACGAGGGCAACGCCACCGTGCGCTATGTCGGACATACGCTGGACGCCGACGATATGCGCCGTCATATCGAAGCCGGCAAGCAGTGCATGCGGCTCGCGATGACGTGGAACGACCGCGTGTCGTTCGTGCTGACGCCGTCGCTGACGATCAAGCGCATTGCGGCACTCGACGTGCTGAAGGAAGCGAGCGACCCCACCGCGCAGAATGACGACGAGCGTTTCGACACCGACGTCACGCTGATGACCGCCGAACTCGACCGCATGCTGACCGATCTGCTCGACGCGTTGGGCGGCGAACAGGGTGAGGCGATGCCGCAAGCTGCGGCGGCCTGATTCGCCGGAGCATCGCGAGATCGGGCGAGGCGGCATGCCATCGCGTCCGCTGCCGGTATTCTGAATGTGGTTAAGATGACGTTCGGAAGTGCGTACCGGTCACGGAGGGCTTGCGATGGTCCGTCTCGTCATGATCCTGCTGGGCGTCGATTACCTGCGCACTCGCTGGAGATCGTTGCAGATCGTCGGCTGGGTGAGCCTGGTGCTCGGCGTCGTAGTGTTCGTCGACGCCCTCGATAACGCGCTTTATTTCCCGATTACGCCATTTGCGTTGTTGCTGCTGCTCGAAGGCATCGGCACGCTCGCGGTCGCCTGGACCGGCATGGGCGGGCAGCGCACGCTGCGCTACGTGAAGGGTCTCGCGTTCTGCTTCGCGGCGGCGCTGATTCTGGCCGGTCATCATCACGGCAACTTCATTCTGTCGATGATTTTCGGCACGCTGTTTCTGGCCGACGGCGTGCTGCAAATCGTCTCTGCCCGAGTGGTGCGCTACCGCACGTGGCGGCTCGCGGTGGCGGGCGGCGCACTCGAAATCGCGCTGGCGATTTTCTTCTTCCAGCCTTTTCCCACGCATTACGTCGGCACCGTGCCGTATTGCCTCGGCCTCGGCCTGATGTTCGGCGGCTGGAATCTGATTCTGCTGAGCACGCGAGTGCGGCGGCTCGCGTCGAATCCGGCGGTCGCGTCCGGCGATGCACACGCAACGGTCGGCTTGACCACGCGAGGCGTTCCGCTCAAAACCGAATGGGACGGCCCGCCCGCCGCCGACGAAGCCGCGCTTACCGTACACGTGTGGACGCCGGTCGGCTCCGCCAAAAGCGAAGCGCGGCGGCAACTGATCGTCGACCGCTATATTGCAGCGGTGGATCGCAACGGCGTGATCTCGACCGGCCATGCCGCGCTCGAATCGCCCGAGGGCATCTACATCAGCCTGTACCCGGGTGTCGAAATCGATCGCTCTCCCGACGACTTCACGCGGCTTTTGCGCGCCACCCGCGAGAACGACGTGCCGGGCGTTTTTCAGCCCGATTACGCGACTGAATCGAAGGCGTGGTGTCCGTCGACGATTCAGGTGCGCATCCGCAATTACGATCCCGAGCGCCTGCGCCGTTTCTGGGACGCGTATCGACAGGACACGACTTATAACCTCACGCATCGCAACTGTTCGAGCACGGTCTCGCGCGCACTGGAAGCCGCGATCGAGGGCGCGTCGGCGCGCGTATGGGGCAGTCTCGGCGGATGGCGGCCGTTCTGGCGCGTCGTCACGACACCGGAGTTGTGGGTGGCCGCGCAACTGCGCAAGCGCGCGGCGACGATGGCGTGGACGCCCGGTCTCACGCTCGACTATGCGCGTGCGTTGAGCATGCTGGCCGATCCGCGGCCTTCCGGCTGGGTCAGGATGGCGCGGCTCGCTGTGCGGCGGATGATCAGTTCTCGGCAGCAGTGGCGCGACGAAGCGCGTCACGCGCCCGCCGCGCAGGAAGCGACAGGCGGCGCGCGAGGCAGCGTGCAAGAGTGAGCGGAGGAGGCCCGGCCGTGGTGCAGCGTGGTGCGAAATGACGCACCACGGTGGCGGGATCTGCCCAACATCGATGTCGCATCAAAAACGGCAATCGCATCAACGGCTTGCAGGTTTTGCCGGATAGTTATGCACAGATTTGCGAACAGATTCTGTTGATAACTTCCGCGCGTTGCGCAGTTATCCAGATGAACGCTGCAAATGAATATGGCGGGTGTAAGCTGGCCCGTCGTTTTCCCGATCGAGGCTGAGCACCTTCGAGTCCCGTGGTGGTTCGCTGTCGTTCGTCAGCCTTCCCAGGCCCACGCCTTGCTGCACGAATTTCATCCGCTGCGGCAGCGGCATTCGACGCATCCGTCGCGCAGCGCGTCCGCCAATCTGTGATGGCCGCGCGTTTCCAGAATTCCCAAACAGAACAACGCAATCGACCGCGTGCCAAATACCCCGTTTGCGCGGATGTCCACTCACGTCGACATCGTGCGAACGGGAAGCATCAACCGAACGTTTCAATTAGGGGCGCTGCGATGAAATTGCGCGTTGGCTACGAACTGGTCTACGAGTGCGTGCAACCGACGCCGATGTTGTTGATGCTGAACACGCACTTTTCGCACGCGAAAGAGATGCTGAGTCCCGATCTGCTGATGGTCGATCCGCCGTTGCCGATCAGCCAGTATCGCGACGGTTTCGGCAACCTGTGCAGCCGGCTTTTTGCGCCGCCCGGGAAAATTTCTTTCTCGACCAACGCAATGCTCGAGGTGTCGTCCGAACCGGAGCAGCGGCCGCCGTTTATCGAGCAGCATCCGGTCGAAGCGTTGCCCAACGACACGTTGATGTTCCTGCTGGGCAGCCGCTATTGCGAAACCGACCTGCTGTCCGAATTCGCGTGGCAGACCTTCGGCTCGCTGCCGCTCGGCCGCGTCCGCGTCGATGCGATCTGCGAGTACGTACACAACCACATCCAGTTCGGCTACGACTTTGCGCGGCCCACCAAAACCGCGTGGCAGGCGTGGCAGGAGCGGCGGGGCGTGTGCCGCGACTACGCGCATCTCGCCGTGGCCCTGTGCCGGGCGATGAACATTCCGGCCCGCTATTGCACCGGCTATATCAGCGATGTCGGTCTGCCGCCGCCCTACGCACCGATGGATTTTGCCGCGTGGTTCGAGGCGTATATTGGCGGATGCTGGCAAACTTTCGATCCGCGCAATCACGCGCCGCGCACCGGGCGGGTATTGATGGCGCGGGGCCGGGACGCCGCCGACGTCGCGATCAGTAACACGTTCGGGGCCACGCAGTTGCTGAAATTCACCGTGGTGTGCGAGGCGATATAGTTTTTTGCCGCACCGCAAACCTAAAGTTTCGGGAGAGAAATGCCGACATGTTCGGCATCGACCTTGCATCGTCAACCGATTTACGAACACCGACTCACGAACAGCATGATGTCCCGCAATCTGGCCGCTGCATCGGCGGCAATTTTTCTCGCACTGCTGGCGCCGCCGGCCTCTCAGGCCGCGCCGCTCGGACTGGCCTCGATCAACGTCAGTCTGACGGTGCAGGAAGCCTGCATCGTTCAATCTGCCGACGGCGTGATCGACGCATTGAATCAGCCGGTCGTGTCGTGCCTGCATGGAGCGCCGTTCCAGATCGGCCAGGCCGGTTTCGATCCGCTTGTCTCCGTCGATCCCGGCGCGGCCCGGTCGGAGCCAGTCGCCTATGCCGCCACCGGCGACGCCCAGCAAACCGTCTGGACCGTCAATTTCTAATACAAGCCAGGTCGCCCGTCCTCAGAAGCTGATCGTCGCGGTAATCGAGTCGCTGTAGCTGCCGGGCATCGGCGTGCTCTGCGCCGGTACGAGCCCGTACACGCTGATCGACACCGGATTGCCCGTGCCGGTGCCGGTTGCCATCGAGGTGCCCGCACTGCCGTTCCCCCACGCGGTCGCGTGTCCCGAATCCACGTAAAGCTGGTAATTCACCGCGCCGCCGCCGCCCGAGCGCTGCATCTGACGGGCGGCGACGTTGTTGGTCGAGCCGCCGCTCAGCGCGATCTGGAACGCATCGCCATTGGTGCAGCGAGCCGTGATCGCGCCGGTCGCGCTCAACGCGGACTTAAGCACGCCGCTTGCGGTAAACGCGATGTTCGTTGCGCTGATCAGGCAATTGTTGGTCACCATTGCGGTGACATTGAATGCGCCGCCGGCGCTGCTGGTCGTCGCGCCGGCGCATCCCGGCGACAGAAGCAGGAAGAACGCGTAATTCACCGTGAGCTGCGAGTCGAGGTCCGAATAGGTGGTGGTGCTGTTGCCGGTGGTCGGCACGGTCGGCTGGTTCGAGGCGACCTGGCCGTAGTAATTCACGGTCGTCGAGGTCGTCACGCCGGTTAACGGTTTGTCGAGAATCAGCGAAATCGGCGTGGTGCCGAGTGCGGTCGATCCCCACGCGATCGAGTTGTTGGTGTCCTGATACAGGCCGTATTGCAACTGGTTGCTGCCGCTCAGCATCGAGCGGACAACCGGGCCGGCCATGTTCAGGCAGACCTGCACGCTGGGCAGCAGCGTGACCGAGGGCCATGTGCATTGAACGAGAATGCTGCCGGTTGCGGACACCGGGCTAAGCGCGATCGGGCTGACACTGCCGAAACTCAGCGCGGACGGCGTCGCCGAGCAGGTTTGCGCGCTGGCGGCGCGCGGCAGCAGGCCGAGTAGCGCGCACAGGCCGAGCAGCACGACGAGACGCAGCACGGCCCGTCTCATTGCGCCGCCGAGGTGGTGGCTGCGGGCGGTGCCGTCCGCGCGGGTTGGGCTTCGCTGCCGGATGCACGGCTGGTTGCTCCGGCGCGGCAGGTCAACGGGCCGATGGTCGGCAGCGTGCCGTTGGCGGGGCGCTCGTAGGTGAATTCGACAGCGCATCGCACGGCGCCGTGGCCGTCGCCGTCACCGCCGTTTTCGATCTCCAGATGGTTGTCCCGCTGCAGCTTCTCGATGAACGTCAAACCGTCATAGCCGACGATCGTGTCGGCGCCGCTTTCCACGTGATGCACGCGGGTGCCCGGCGGCATCAGCTTGCCGTCCGCCTCACGCAAAATGATCGAAGCCGCGCTGTAACGCGACATGCGGAAGCTCGCCAGCACCCCCGCGTGCGACTTCGGCACCAGATCCATCGAAACGGAAGCAATGCGCGCGTCGGCGGGAAGATTCATGCTGTCGATCGCGACCTGGTTGTGCTGGTACGCGTTCAGATCAGGAATCAGCAAATGCCCCCCGCTGTCGGTCGTGCCGATTACGCGGTTTTCGTGCAGTACCGGCACGTTCGGGACGCCGTCGGTGGACACCAGCGCAAAGCCGTCGTCGATCCGGCGGGCCGGCTGCACAGTGCCGTCCATGAACACCACGGCGCCGCTCATGTCGAGCGACGCGCTCGCCTGCCGGTCGATGTCCTGCGCGATGGCTGTCACCTCGCCGTATTTGCCGAGATATTGCCCTTGCGCCTGCCGGTACGGTATCGCGCCCGTTCCGCCTGCCTGCACGCCCCAGCCCCAGCCGCCCGCGTAATCGGGTGGCCGCTGCGCATTGAGGTTGTAGGTGGACTGGCCGTTCTGCCGGCCCACGCTCGTGTTGATCGCGGTGTTGTTGCCGAGGCCGAAGCTCGCGGTCAGAAACACGCCTTGCGAATCGTGCTGGAGAAAATCCTTGTAGGTGCTCAACGTCAGCGACGCGAGGTTGCCGAAGTTCACCGTGTACGACAGCGAGCCGATCCGCGAAGAAGGAATGCCCGGGAAGCGGTAGCCGATGTAGCTGAGCGACACCGTCTGACGGCTGAAGAAAGGTAGCGCCAGCGTCACCCGGTCGGTGGCGGTGGGCACGGGGGTGCCGTCGCGTGCGCCGAGGTCGCCGTAGTTGCCATAGGCGCGCAAGGTCTGCGCATCGATCGAGAAGTGCGGCTCGATCAGTTGATAGCCGATGCCGACCTGGGTGCCGTTCAGCTTGCCCGCGCTCCCCGACACCGAACCGCTGACCACGCCCGCCATGCCCATCCGCACCAGCCCGCCCGCGCCTGCGTTGACGAGTCCGCCGGTGGCTTCGGCGTGGCCTTCCAGCGTCAGCGAATCGGTGACGCCGCGCCTTGCGGTGACGCTCACCGCCGGACGCGGATCGTACGAAAACGAATCGACACCGTAATTGCGGCGCAGGAAACCCGCTTCGAACGAATAGCTCGACAGACCTGCAGCCAGCATGCGGGTGTCGACATAGAGCGGCAGCGTGGTCGAAATCGTGCGGCCTAGCGCGTCGTGCGTGATCACCGTCGCTTCGCCCGCGCCGGTGATGCCCGGCACGTTGTTGACGATGAACGGTCCGCTCGGCACGTTGCCGGTGAATTGCCGCACGTTGTTGATATACAGATCCACCGCCGACGGCACCACAGCGGTCCCCGACAGCGACTGCAGGGGGAAGGTCACGAGGTCGGGGCGCAGCGCGAAGTTGCTGCGCCACTGGAAACCGGCGATCCGAAACGAGCGCGTCCAGTCGAGCGACGACGAGATGGTGTCGCCGATCTGCGTGGTGCTGAGCGTCGCGGGGTTGGACATGCTCCACGACGTGTCGTAGCGGACGTAGCGGTGCAGGTCGCTGTACAGGTACGCGATGCCGGTGTTGCTCAGCACGCCGGTCGGGTCGAAATAGCGTTCTTCGCTCCACAGCGCGAGTTGCGCATTGGATTGAGTCTGGGCAAACGCGTCGTAGTTGATCAGAAAGCCGCGCGACGAGGTCGCGTTCGGCGTCTGCGTCAGCTCGCGCGTGTCGAACGTGTACGGCTTGCGGATCGCGTCGGGCACCAGCAGGTCGATGCTTTGCGCGGCTGCGTCGTAGTGGTAGCGCAGGCCCGCGATCTGGTCGAGTTCGAGCGATGCGCTGTCGGCGGCGCCGAGCTTGTCGGTGGCGATGCCGATGTCGCTCAGGTCTTTCGCATTCGCGCTGAGCTTGCCGTCCTGCTCGCGAAAGCGTGAGATCAACGAAGTGCGCTGGCCGTTGAGCATAACTTCGAGATACAGGTCACGGCCCGCTACGGCGCGTGCTGAGGTTTTGATTGCGGCGGGTTGGGTGCTGGGTCCGCCGAGGTCAATGCCTGCCGGGACGCCTGCTGCAGCACTCGCCGCGACAACCGCTCCCGTTGCAACACCCGCCGCGACGCGCGCATCGACGCCGGTATCCGCGAATTGCAACGGGGCTTGCGCGGCGGCCCGCTGCGCACCCAGCAGATAAAGCAGTGTCGCGAGCGCAATGGCATGCGGCCTCCATCCATGACGTTTTTGCCGTCGTGTCATTCTCATTGGTTGCGTGGCGCTGCATCGTGTCCGTTCCTATGGGCGCAGCGCGGTCGAATTCCGCAGCCGGCCTCGCCTGACGACGGGCGAGGAGGCCAGCCGGTGTCGGGCGCGTACTCACTCGACTGCCACGGCGGCTTCGGCCGGCAGCGAGTTGACTGCCGCCCGCACCTTCAGCGGACCGCTCTGCGCGACGTTGTCCGGCAGCGTGACCTGCCAGTGCCGTTCGCGTCCGGCGAGCGCGTAGCCGAGCAGGCCCTTGTTGATCGGATAGGCGTTGCCGGCGTGATCGATCAGCTGCACGGCGGCGATCTGCGCGCGCTTGCCGCCCGCGTTGTCGACGCGCAGCGTCCAGTGCTGGGCGTCGCGCGACAGATGCCAGGACAGCCGGGGCTGACCGGTATCGACGGCGGGTTCGACGAACACCGGCACCGAGTAGCGCAAGCGGATCGTCACGCCGCTGGTCGGCGCGGTGTCCGGTTCGGGCAACTCGTCGATCAGCACGCGATACCCCTGCTCGGCGGAGGTGGGCGCGGGCATGGTGCGGACCAGCCGTACCAGTTGATCGGCATGCGCGGCGATCTGGATCAGCGGCGGGCTGGCGACGAGCTCCTGGGTGGGCGTGAGTGTGTCCTCACCGTCCGCCTGATCCCAGCGGAACACGCGCACCTGGCCGAACAAAGGCTTCTCGCCAGGATTCTTCAGCGTGATGCCGGTCGCGTTCGCCTCGGCCGGCAGATCGACCATTACCGGCGAGATCTGCAGCGTCGCGGCGTGGGCGGACAGCATGCCCAGACTCCACGCACACACACTGGCGACGAGTCGCCGGCGTAGCGCCCTCTGGTTCCGCGTCGCGCTCATGGCGCTCGCGCGGCCCGTCAAAAGTAGACCGTGGCGGTGACGGTGGTCTGATAGGTATCAGGCTTCGGGGTGGATTGCGCGGGCACCTGACCGTACACGGTGATTGGCTGCGCCGTGCCGCTGCCCGTGCCGCTGACCGTGTTGGTGCCCTGCGTGTTGCCCCACAGCACCGTGTGGCCGGCGTCCTGGTAAAGCCCGAAGCCCACGGTGGTGGTGGTGTTGCCGGTGGCCGTGCCGGCCATCAGCCGGGCGGTCACCGACGAACCGGTGACCGTGCCCGCGTCGAGCCCGACGTTGTACGGCGTGGTGTTGGTGCAGGTGACCGAGACCGTGGTCTGCTGGTTGATGGCGGTGGCGAGCACGCCGTTGCTGCCGAAGTTCAGCGGCGTGGCGGCGATCGAGCAGTTCGCGTTGAGCGTGAGTGTGACGGTGAAGGTGGCGATCGCCGTGCCGTTGGAGTACGTCGCGGCGCTCGCGAGCTGCAACGGCAAACCGAACGTCAATGCGACGATCAGTCCGGATGACAGCAATTTTCGTTTCATTGTGCAACCTCTCTCAGGCTCCCGGAACACCGGTTTTCCATTTTCATGGTCATCCTGAATCGGGTCGCCGGACGGCGCGCTCAATTGCGGACGATTTCCATGCTGGATAATTGAATTGTGATTGGTGCTATTTGGTTTTATTGCGATTACTGAAATCAGTCTACACACACTTTTTGGTTCATACAAATTATTGCGCGTCGTCATTGAGACGTGAGTGCCATGCGGGATATAGGGTTGACACCGATTCAGCAACGCGGAGGGGTAAATGTTTCTTAATCACCGTCATGCGAAAATACCGGAATCAAGGTAATTTTTTCTAAACAGCATGAGTGCCGGATATCGAAAGATCGTTTAATTAATGGGTAAATATGCGATTGGAATGGCTATTAAAATGCGGAATGACTTGATTCGCGATATTGAAAAGGGCGTTTGAATGGCGAGTGGCGGAGTCTGCCGCTTTTAATGAAGAACTACAGATAAAACAGAGACGCTGTCATTTTCCGGGCGCCATTGCGTGCCTGCGCCGCAACAGCATTGAGCCGACTGTCACCGCCATGCCGATGCCGCCCATCGTCAGCGCAAGTCCCACGATCAGCGGGCCGGTTTGCGTGCGAGCCGGAAACAGCGTGACCAGC from the Paraburkholderia fungorum genome contains:
- a CDS encoding fimbria/pilus outer membrane usher protein gives rise to the protein MTRRQKRHGWRPHAIALATLLYLLGAQRAAAQAPLQFADTGVDARVAAGVATGAVVAASAAAGVPAGIDLGGPSTQPAAIKTSARAVAGRDLYLEVMLNGQRTSLISRFREQDGKLSANAKDLSDIGIATDKLGAADSASLELDQIAGLRYHYDAAAQSIDLLVPDAIRKPYTFDTRELTQTPNATSSRGFLINYDAFAQTQSNAQLALWSEERYFDPTGVLSNTGIAYLYSDLHRYVRYDTSWSMSNPATLSTTQIGDTISSSLDWTRSFRIAGFQWRSNFALRPDLVTFPLQSLSGTAVVPSAVDLYINNVRQFTGNVPSGPFIVNNVPGITGAGEATVITHDALGRTISTTLPLYVDTRMLAAGLSSYSFEAGFLRRNYGVDSFSYDPRPAVSVTARRGVTDSLTLEGHAEATGGLVNAGAGGLVRMGMAGVVSGSVSGSAGKLNGTQVGIGYQLIEPHFSIDAQTLRAYGNYGDLGARDGTPVPTATDRVTLALPFFSRQTVSLSYIGYRFPGIPSSRIGSLSYTVNFGNLASLTLSTYKDFLQHDSQGVFLTASFGLGNNTAINTSVGRQNGQSTYNLNAQRPPDYAGGWGWGVQAGGTGAIPYRQAQGQYLGKYGEVTAIAQDIDRQASASLDMSGAVVFMDGTVQPARRIDDGFALVSTDGVPNVPVLHENRVIGTTDSGGHLLIPDLNAYQHNQVAIDSMNLPADARIASVSMDLVPKSHAGVLASFRMSRYSAASIILREADGKLMPPGTRVHHVESGADTIVGYDGLTFIEKLQRDNHLEIENGGDGDGHGAVRCAVEFTYERPANGTLPTIGPLTCRAGATSRASGSEAQPARTAPPAATTSAAQ
- a CDS encoding fimbrial biogenesis chaperone, which encodes MLSAHAATLQISPVMVDLPAEANATGITLKNPGEKPLFGQVRVFRWDQADGEDTLTPTQELVASPPLIQIAAHADQLVRLVRTMPAPTSAEQGYRVLIDELPEPDTAPTSGVTIRLRYSVPVFVEPAVDTGQPRLSWHLSRDAQHWTLRVDNAGGKRAQIAAVQLIDHAGNAYPINKGLLGYALAGRERHWQVTLPDNVAQSGPLKVRAAVNSLPAEAAVAVE
- a CDS encoding Csu type fimbrial protein — translated: MKRKLLSSGLIVALTFGLPLQLASAATYSNGTAIATFTVTLTLNANCSIAATPLNFGSNGVLATAINQQTTVSVTCTNTTPYNVGLDAGTVTGSSVTARLMAGTATGNTTTTVGFGLYQDAGHTVLWGNTQGTNTVSGTGSGTAQPITVYGQVPAQSTPKPDTYQTTVTATVYF